The DNA window CAAGATTGGACATCCAGGATACAAGGGCCGGGGTGCAGCTGTTCTAAAAATCCACATCCCTATGTATGCAATGTTACATCAGATGAGCATGATCAACTCCCCGTAAAAAAAAGATGAGCATGATCAACAACTAATGAATCTACATTCTGACTAGATTAACTTGTAGCATGTCCTGCATTTACCAATCCAGATCATGAATGTCAACTCAGACTACAGTTTAAGATTTAGAACTATGCATGATATTGTAGAAACGAATTTCAGGAGTTGTGGTCCCACTCTAATCAACTGTTGCCGATGGAGCTAAAACTATAGACATTACCAGGACGTAGAGCGTGAAGGCGAGTATGATGGATCGGTAGCGCCCCAGCCAGGAGTCGGCTACGAAGGCTCCTAGCAGTGGCATGATGCTGGCCGTCCCAACCCAGGCGTTCACGGCCATTGCCGCCGCGGCGTTAGAATGGCCTAAAGGCCCTGTTAGGAACATGATGAGGTTGGCCTGCACGCCGTAGAAGGCGAAACCGCTAGCGACCTCCAGCACTGCATCCATGGTGCAGATCAATTAGTTATAGACGTATATACTACCTAGAATATATAACTGGAACATACCGACGACGAAGAGGGCCGAGCGCCAGCCGCCAGATGTGCTGCGGTACACCGGGCGGCCGCGGTAGTCGGAGACGCCGGCGAGTGGCGACTCATCCGTACCAGGAAGAAACGGGACCTTCGTATCCTCCATTGGTATCTTGTTCGACCTCTCCGTGTTCACTTCTCGCTTGCAGAGATTAAAGGTCCTCTCTTAAATGGGACACGAAAAAAAACACGCACATGCTAGCCAGCTCATCTGCTGCAGACGTTATAACTAGATCTGGCCGTAGCGTAACGATGAGTACCATATACAAGTATCATGCATACGATACTAGCATATGATACTACTTTTGTAATGCATGGTATCATGAATTAGTATCTTAGCTTACCTTATTAATTGTCATGCATGAAATAAAGTAGTACATCATTTAAcatgatacagtatcatgatatgataccagggcTGGACGCATAAGCGAGCTTTTTGGCTCGGCCCGAAACACACTCTAGCTCGGCCCGACTCAGCTCGGCCCGACATAGAAAAAGGCCGAGCCGAGCTGCAAATTTCGCCCCGTTCAGCGACCGAGTCGAGCCTGTTTCTGCTCGGTCCAGCTCGGTGGCTCGTTTCAAAGCCCAGTGAGTTTTTTTTATGGAGATTTGCAGCCTAGTGTAATGACACGAGCAGCCCAAGCCCACTGAAGCACCCGGACTACACAAGTGA is part of the Triticum dicoccoides isolate Atlit2015 ecotype Zavitan unplaced genomic scaffold, WEW_v2.0 scaffold49452, whole genome shotgun sequence genome and encodes:
- the LOC119346753 gene encoding protein NRT1/ PTR FAMILY 5.10-like, with protein sequence MEDTKVPFLPGTDESPLAGVSDYRGRPVYRSTSGGWRSALFVVVLEVASGFAFYGVQANLIMFLTGPLGHSNAAAAMAVNAWVGTASIMPLLGAFVADSWLGRYRSIILAFTLYVLVMSIVLAPSATVD